A segment of the Burkholderia sp. PAMC 26561 genome:
GTCGCGTTCGCCACGAACAGACAGCCGACAAACGCATAACTCGCGACCAGCCACGAACAAAATACGCGGATGATCATGGCGGTGTCGCCGCGTGCGGAAAACGCGCGGATCAGGCCGTTCTGGACCAGTGCCAGAACGAGCCACGCAACCGCGACGGTCAGCAGCACGAATACGAGGCTGTTGCGGATGGTTTCGCGAATCCGGTCCGCGCGGCCGGCGCCGAGATTCTGCGCGATGATCGGACCGACCGCCCCGGTGAGCGCGAAGATCAGCGCGAAGGCCACCGGCGTGATCCGGTCGACGGTCGCCTGACCGGCTACGGCCGCTGCGCCGAAACGCGCCATCGCGTGCGTGACATAAGCGCTTGCAACGGGCGTGGCCAGATTCGTCAGAACAGCGGGAAGCGCCACTTTCATGACCGGCTGACTGTTTGACCAGAGCCGCGAAAATCGCACCGGACCGATCAGGTCGTTGACGCGCATTGCGCCATGCAAGCCCACCGCGGCAAGGGCGAGCCGCGCTATGTCGTTCGATATGGCCGCGCCCGTCAACCCGAGATGAAAACCGAAGATGAGAATCGGATCGAGTACGGCTGTCACGACCGCAGCCATGAGCGTGACGGCCATGGCGCGCCGGGCATCGCCAACGGAGCGCATCAGCGCGGCCGTGCACATGCCGATGGCAAGGAACACATACGTGGGCGCGGTGATCATCAGGAAGCTGCGGGTCAGCGTGCGCGTCTCGCCCGCGGCGCCCAATGCTCTGAGGATCGGATCGAGGAACAGCAAGGTGGCTGCGCTCAATACGATCGTTACGGCGATCATCAATACAAGACTCGCGGACGCGACCTGCCGCGCCTTCATGCGCTGTCCGGCGCCGAGAAGCCTCGCGACGGTGGCACTGACGCCAATCGTCATGCCGATCGATATGGCCGTGATGAAAAAGTTGATCGTGCCGGCAAATCCGACAGCGGCGGCAATGGATGTATCGCCGAGAAGGGAGATGTAGAAGAGGTTGACGAGATCGACGGCGAATACCGCCATCAGCCCGATTGCGCCGGTGCTCGCCATCACGACCACGTGGCGTAAGGTGGAACCCGTTACGAAGCGTGCGGATGAGCGTGCGAAGTCAGGTTGTCGTCTCGATGTCATGGCAATGCGTACGGTTGCAGTGCGCGAATCATCGCATGAATGACGGGCAATTCATGACGACGCAGGCGTGACAATTTCATTGCAGACGCCAAAATCAATGCGGGTCTCATTGCACCAAAGACGTTTTTTCACATACCGATGTCGTTCAATCGCGTCCTCGCTCACCTACAATGTTCCTGCAGCCTGAGCTGCCTGCAATGTTCTCTGTCCTGCGAAACGTTTCAAGGTATGGAGCTTGCGGGCATGCTGCGTGAAGCTGCAATCAAGTTGCTTCCACCATCGAATAAGGGATACCCATCATGAGCATCTTCGGAACGATCCTGAGCAAGATTTTCCCTTCGAGCCACCCGGCCGTCGCAGCGCCTGCGCCAGTCGCAGCACCTGACACGGCGGCTGCAGCCGCGAGCGCGCCGTCGGCCGAAATCGCTGCGGCGCCGCCGGTCGACGTCGAAGCAGTATTGACCGACCTGCAATCCAGATCATCGGAAAAACTTAACTGGCAGACATCGATTGTCGATCTGATGAAACTGTTGGGTCTGGACAGCAGCCTTGCCGCTCGCAAGGAGCTTGCGGGTGAACTGCATTATTCGGGCGATACGAATGATTCGGCATCCATGAACATCTGGTTGCACAAGGCGGTCATGGCGCAACTTGCGGCCAATGGCGGCAAAGTCCCGGATAGTTTGAAGAACTGAGCGTTGGTTCTTTAGCGCGTGTTTCAAAAGTAGCCGCACGCACATCGTGCGACTACTTCTCCATTTTCAGCGCCTTGATATAGCCGGTCAGCTCAAGATACCCGTGCCCGACTTTCTTGTTGTCACGGCTCACCGTTACCGCGCCTTCCCAATATACCGCCCCCGTGGACTGACTGGAATCAAGTTCCTGATCATCCATCAGCGGGTCGAGTTGCCATGTTGCGTCGCCGGTTCTTACCCTCTCCGACACGGGATACGACGTCCCCGTACGTGGCGAGCGCCATGTGCGCAACGGCATGAAGTCGATCTGATCGCCATCGAAAGATTTCGCGTTGCCTTGCGGGTCTCGTAGCGTCGCGTGTGCCCAGACCGCGCTGCCGTCATGGCTGCGAACCTTGAACGCCATCAACGCTGATCCATCGGTCAGGTTCGCACCGAGCCAGTCCCAGCCGACCGCGTCGGCGCTGAGTACGGTACTGGACCATTCGTGATCGAGCCACGCCGAACCGGTGACGGTCGTATCGAGGGCGGCTTTGCCGTTCTGTGCCGAAGTCCGCGTGACCTTGCCGCTTACGCGTAGTTGCGGTTCGCTGTAGTAGTAGCTCGCTTGCGCGGGTAAAGGGCCTTTGCGCGAGTAGCCGTTGTCACCCTGCAATAGTGGCCCGGCCGTTGGCGTCAGTGTGAGGTTCAGCGTGAAATTGCTGGCCTTGACCGTTACGGCGTAATGGCCATCGGCGGCACGATCGAGTTGCCATGCGTCGAGCTTGACCTCGGTGTTGCCGGTCTTCGCATAGGCCAGACCGAAGCCTTGCCGGGCGATCTTTTGATCGTGCGCGAGCCGTCCGATGGATGGATCGCTGAGCGCTGCGTGCGCGATGATCAATTGCGATGGCGCGAAGGCACTGGGATCGGCGGGATCGTGTCCGGTCGCCGAGCGAAAGAACGTGATCTGAAACCCGAGCGGCTTGCCGTCGGGTTGATCCAGCCAGCCGGTTGCGTACCACCACTCGGTACGAAAGGCCGGATGCGCGCCCGTGTCTTGCGGAAACGTTAGCTGATGACCCGGCGTGACAGTTGCGAACTCGGCGGCCATCGAAGGCGTGGTTCCAATAGCGCATAGGCATAACGTCAAGGCCTGGAGGTGCTTGAAGAGACGCATTACCAGTCCTCCTTGACGGCGCGGACGGCATCGAGCGAGATCGCCTTGCGGCCTGCGATCACGGCCGTCGCGCACGATGAAACCAGCATCACCGCCGCGACCGTGCCGAGCACGGACCAGGGAATGTGCATCGACATGCTCCAGTGAAACGACTGCGGATTGACGACAAACACGAGGATCAGGCTGATCGCCCAGCCGAGAATGAACCCCACGGCAGTACCCAGCGCCGTCAGCATGCCGCCTTCGGCAGCGAGTATTGCGAGGACCTGGCGGCGCGTGACGCCGACGTGTCGCAACATGCCGAATTCGCGCGCACGTGCGAGCGTCTGCGCCGAAAAGGTCGCGGCGACGCCAAACAGGCCAATCACGATCGCCACCGCTTCGAGCAGATAAGTGACCGCGAAACTGCGATCGAAAATCGTCAGTGTCTTCGCGCGGATCTCGCCGGGCTGGGCGAATTCCATCGCGGGGCCGAAAGGGAGTTTGCGCAGTCTTGCAATCACGTCGTCCACGTTGGTTCCGCGCTGCACGCTGACGGCTACATCGGTTGCACCCGTGTCGCCCGTAAGCCTGCGGTAGTCCGCAAGCCGCAACTGGATTGCGCCGGTTTGCCGGACATAGTCGCGCCACACGCCGGCGACCACGAAGCTCGATTCATGCGCTCCGACCGACAACCGCACGCGCTCGCCCGTTCGATACCCATAGAGATCGACCATCGCCTCCGATACCCATATAGGCGTCTCGCCTTGATGCACGGATGACATCGGCAGCACGGGTCCGGTCATCTGCAGCGTGGCGCCGGGATCGTTGGCATCGATCTCGCGCGCCAGCAACGCAATGGCCGGACGCGCCGGATCGAGCGTGAGGTGCGAGGTGCGCGTGAACGCGGCGGTTTTGATGCCCGGCACGGCGGCAAGCGTCGCCTGTTCGGCAGGCGCGAGACTTCCCGTGTCGCCGTTCGGCGTGACGCGCACATAGAGATCGGCGGATAAAAGATGCGTGAGCCATTCATCCACGGACACGCGGAAACTCGCCACCATGATCGCCATGGCGACGATGAGCGCAAAGCTGGACAAGACGCCGCCCATCGCAATGGATGCCTGTCCCGGCGCATTGGCGAGCCGGGCGAGCGCGAGTGTCGTGGCGGCGTTCGTGTGGTGTCTGGCGCGCCATCGGCTGAGGGTGGTGAAGACGATCGCCGTGCATCGCGGCATCAGCGCAATGCCGCCGATCAGCAGCAGCGCGACGGCGAGATAACCAAGAATGGGGACATCGAAGAATGGCGGCAATAGTGTCAGGATCAGCGCGGCGACCAGACATCCGACGGCAGGCCAGGGCGTTGCAAGTCTTGCGAGCGCGCCTTCCTCGCTACCGGCCTTGAGCGCCGCAGCCGGCCGTGCACGCGCTGCTTCGAGCGCTGGCACGAGGCTGCCCAGCACCGATACTGCTATTCCCAACGCCAGGAAAATGGTCGTCGCAACCGGTTCGAAACCGACATGCGGCTGCACACCCGGGAAATAGCCGCCGCCCAGATCGCTGCCAAAAAACCGCAGCGCAACATCCGATAACGCGTACCCCAGCACGAGCCCGAGCAGCGATCCGATCACCCCGAGCAACGCGCCTTCCATCAGGATCTGCCGCAGTAATTGCGCGCGTGTCACGCCCAACACACGCAGCATCGCGAATTGCGACCGGCGGCGCACCACGGCCAGCGCCTGCGTCGAAAACACCAGGAACGCGCCGGTGAAAAGCGCGACCAGCGCAAGCACATTCATGTTGATCCGATAAGCACGCGAAAGCCGATCGGTACGGTTTTCATCGTCACGGGTTTCGGCCACGACGAGCTGATTGCCAAGCTGCGCCTGAAGCTGCCGTTTGAAGGTTTCGCGATCCACGCCGCGTTCGAGCTGAAGATCGACGCGCGACAATTTTCCTTCCAGACCAAAGCGCCACTGTGCGGCGGCGATATCCATGACCGCGATGCGCTGCCCCGGCCGCGTCCTGACGATACCGCCCGCCACGCGAAACTCAACCGTCGATGTGCCGCTACGCAGCGCGACATCGGCGCGCGGCGGCGCCTTGAGCCACGTTTGCGCCGAGGGCGAGAGGAAGATGGCATCGGCTGAAAGGGAGTCGAGCGGGGTCTGCGCCGACGGCACACCGATCAGCTCAGGTGTGATGTGGCTTGCCCGGAACACGTCGATGCCAAGCACTTTCAGCGCAGCCGTTTCGCCGGGCACCGTTACGTCGATATCGAGAACCGGACTCGCCAGCGCCACGCCGGGTTCGCGTGCGAGACGCGGGTACCAGGATTCATCGAAGGTGGGTTGCGCCCCGCGCACTTGCAGATCCGCTTCGCCCGAGAGACTTTTGGCCGCCGCCGAGAACTCGTTGAACGCCGCGCTGTTGATCAACTGGACCGCGTACCCGAGCGCCACGCCAAGCGCAATGGTCGCGATGGCCACGATTGCGCGTGCAGGATGGCTGCGCCACTCGGCGCCCAGCAGCCAGCGCGCAAGCAGCCGGCTTCCCGCAATGCGCTCGACGGGCGGCGCTGCGCGGTCATTCATTGGCCGTGCGCGCGAAGCGCTCCGCCTGTTTTGCGCCATGCAGGCCGCCATCGCTCAGAATGAGTATTCGGTCGGCGCTGGCCGCCGCTGCCGTTGAATGCGTCACCATGATCGCGGCCGCGCCGGTCGACTTGATTTCGGCGCGCAGCAAGTCGAGGACTTCGTGCGCGGTGTCGGGGTCGAGGTTGCCGGTGGGTTCATCGGCGAGAATCAGGCTTGGACGATGCACGAGCGCCCGCGCTATCGCAACACGCTGCAGTTCACCGCCTGAAAGTTGCCGCGGAAAATCGTTGCCACGGCCGCCGAGCCCGACCGCGGCCAGCACGTCCAGCGCGCGCTTGGGCGGCGTGTTGTTCAGGAGCAGCGGCAGTGCGACGTTTTGCGCCAGCGTGAGGTGCGGCAGTACGTGAAACGCCTGGAAGACGAAGCCGAGTTTTTGTCGACGCAGGCGCGTGGCGGCATCGTCGTCGAGTTGGGAGATCGGTGTGCCGTCGATCAGCACTTCGCCGCTGTCGGCCGAGTCGAGGCCGGCGATCAGGTTGAGCAATGTCGATTTGCCCACGCCCGAGTCGCCCATGACGGCCACGAACTCGCCGGGATCAAGCGAAAAATCCAGGTTGGCCAGCACGATCCTGCCGGTGCCGTAAGCCTTGCTCAAACCGCGGCATTCGAGTGCGGGCGGCGCGTCATTATTGCTGATGGTCATAGAGAACTGGTGGTCGCCGGTATGAACTGTGCTTCGGTTCAATACTGTGACAGAGAACGGCCGTGCGCGTATGGCCATCACTTACCCGGCGGCTTATGAATATCGACGATACGACCATCGAACGCTGCATGATGAAGCTGCTATCCGAGCGCCGCGAGGAGTCGTCCATTTGCCCCTCGGACGTCGCGCGTGCTCTCGCCTCCGATGAAACCGTCTGGCGCGCATTGATGCCTGCTGTGCGCAAGGTTGCTGCAGGGCTCGCCGAGGCGGGCGTCGTGCGCATCACGCGGGGCGAGACCACGCTTTCGCCCGATGAGATCGATCACGGTCCCATCAGGCTGCGTCGCGGGCGTGGGTTCGTAGCGAACTGAGCATTCGCATCAGCCGAGTTTCTGCACCGAAAACGCAGCCGTTTCATAAGGAACCGTGACAACGTCCTTGCCGGCAAGCTCGGGTTCCGATGCAATCAACGCACTGACCTCGCGATCGATCGCCGTCCGTTCATCCGCTCCCAACGCGGCAATAAAACTCGTCGAGCGCACACGGTTGATGATCACGTCCTCAAGCGAACCGGTATGGCCTTGCTTGAAATGATGTTCATCGATGGGACCGAGTCCTTCGAACGGAAACGCCGCGCGCCACGCGCCGGTGTAGTAGCGCGGCGTGTCGCCTTCCACGCGATTGACAATCGCATCGAGTCTTGCGACCCAGGGAACGCGCGCATCGCGCAGATTCCAGATCAAGCCGAGTGTGCCGCCCGGCTTCAACACACGATGAATCTCGACCAGCGCCGTGTGCGTTGCGAACCAGTGAAACGACTGCGCGCAGACGATGGCGTCGACGGATGCATCGGGTAACGGGATCGCATCGGCCGTGCCCGGGCGAGCATCGACCTGGGGGAAGCTTGCAGCCAGCTTTTCGAGCATGCCCGCAACCGGTTCGACCGCGATGACATGCGCACCGGTCTCGATCAGGCGCGGCGTGAATTTGCCCGTGCCCGCGCCCAGATCGACCACCGTCTTGCCGGCTTCGAGTCCAAGCTGATCGCGCAACCAGACCGCGACCTCGGGCGGATAGTCCGGCCGCCCGCGTGTGTATGTGTTCGCCAGGCTTGCATAGCCTTCCGCCGCAGCGTGGTGTACGCCGTCAGTTCCTGTGCTCATTGTTTGCTCCCGCTTGTGTGGTTCAGTGGTTCGACTGCGGACAGCATAAATAATCTTGCTGTGAATTGCCAACGAGAACATCGTCAAGCGCGCGGCAAGGTCAACACGGCGCCCAGTCCGCGCGTCGGCCGGTTGCGTAAGACGAGTGTTCCACCGTGTGCCATCGCAATGGCTTTTGCGATGGTCAGCCCCAGTCCCGAGCCGTGCGTTTTTCCCGGATGTGCCCTGAAATAAGGTTCCGCTTCGGTACGGTGACGCTCGGGCGTCAGACGATTCGGTCGTCGATTATGTCGCGCCGCTCAGCTTCACCGGCCGTCATCCAGGCGGCAACAACCTGTCGCCGCATCCGTACGACAACGACAATCTGAACAACTCGTTTCGTGTCGATAACGCCGTGAAATTCACCAGCGTCCCCTATGCGGGCCTGAAGTTCGGCGCGCTGTACGGATTCTCGAACGAGGCAGGCGGCTTCGATGACAACCGCCTCTACAGCGCCGGCGCATCGTATGAAACCGGGCCGTTCACGATCGCCGCGGGTTACCTGCAGGCGGACAATCCGGGCGTAAACAACACCGATGGCGCGATCACGCTGACCGACCGTACGTTCATCGCTTCATTGCAGCGTACTTATGGCGCCGGTCTCAACTATGCGCTCGGCGCGGGCCGGGTCGGCTTCGTCTGGACGCGCACTCAGCTCGGTGGTCTTGCAACCATCAATGGTGCGAACAGTCTTGGCCTCAAGCAGAACCGGCAAGGCGCGGGTTTCAACAACTTCGAATTCAATGCCAGCTATCTTGTGACGCCGTCGGTGGCGCTTAATGGCGCATACACCTATACGAAAGGCGTGATGTCGATCGCGACGGGCGAACATGAACCGGCGTGGCAGGATGTGTCAGTGCAGGCGGATTACTCCCTCTCCAAGCGCACCGATGTGTACGTTCAGGCTACCTATCAGCACCTAAGCAGCGATGCCTCGGGACTGACTGCCGACGTCAGCGGGCAATCTCCATCGACGAAAAACGAGCAGGTCGTGACCGCGGTGGGATTGAGGCACCGGTTCTGATGCGTTAACCGCAACAATGCGTCGCGCCTCCTGTTCAAGATATTCCAAAGTGTTCCACACCGTGTCGGTTCAACACGGCTTCAATAATCGCCGACTACCGAAAACGATATCGACGCGCCAACGAAGCTCGAATGGACCGTTGATGGGTAACGCTTTGCCATTCTGTTGCGCGATCAAGGCGCATCAAACAGACACGCTCTCACGCGTAACCATTTTTCCCGATAGCAACGCTTGGTAACGAACCGCGTGGCCGCTGACCAACGGCGCGCGCCAAACGCTGCGGTTTAATGACCTCCGTCCATTCGACGCACGGCGACATCGATTGGCAACTGACTAAGCATCGTTTTTTCGGAGAAACAGAAATGAAGAAATCCCTTATGGCTCTTGGTGTGTTTGGTACCTTCGCCGGAGCAGCTAATGCACAGAGCAGCGTGACGCTATACGGCCTGATCGATGCAGGGCTCACGTACACCAACAACCAGGGCGGCAGCAAAAACATCCAGGCAACGAGTGGCCAGGTGAACGGCAGCCGCTGGGGACTGCGCGGCGCGGAAGACCTGGGTGGCGGATTGAAAGCCATCTTTGTGCTGGAAAACGGCTTCAGCATCGATAGCGGCAAGTTCGGCCAGAACGGCGCAGAGTTCGGCCGCCAGGCCTACGTTGGTTTGTCGAGCGATCAGGCAGGCGCCGTGACGCTGGGACGTCAATACGATTCAGTGGTCGACTATCTTGGACCGCTTGCATTGACCGGTACGTCATTCGGCGGCACCCAGGCCGCGCATCCGTTCGATAACGACAACCTCGACAACTCGTTCCGAATCAACAACTCGGTCAAATACCAAAGCGTCAATTACGGAGGCCTGAAGTTCGGCGGCCTCTATGGTTTCTCGAACGCAGCGGACGGCTTCTCCGATAACCGCGCATACAGCTTCGGCACGTCATATAACTACGGGCCTTTGAATGTTGCCGCAAGCTATATGCAATTGAACAACGCAGGCTCGACGCTCAACGCGTCGGGCGCTGTGACGAGTGACGCCACGTTCGCAGCAGCGCGTCAGCGCACTTACGGCGCAGGCGTGAGCTACGCGTTCGGCGCCGCAAATGTGGGCTTTGTGTTTTCGCAAACGCATCTGGACGGCGCGACGGGCATCGGCGCATCGGCATCGGGTACGACGAACGGCTTGACGCTGGCAGACGGCAGCGCGCGCTTTACCAACTACGAGGTGAACGGTCGCTACAACCTGTCGCCCGCGTGGACGCTCTCAGGCGCCTATACATTCACCGATGCAAAGCTCGATGGCGTCAGCCCGAAATACAACCAGGTGACGCTGCAGACGGCGTATGCGCTCTCCAAGCGCACGGACGTCTATTTGCAGGGCGTGTATCAGCACGTGAGCGGTACGGGTGATTCGGGCCTGACGGCGGATATCAACGGGCTCAGCGCGTCATCGACCAATAGCCAGGTCGCGGGAACGATTGGCTTGCGTCATCGGTTCTAACTACTAAAGTGTGAATGGAGCCGGGACGACAAGCCCGGCTCTTTTTGCTTGAGCTCAGCGCGATCCCGGGCCCATGCCTTCGGCGATCGCACGGCATGCGTCCTTGAGCGGCGCAATGTAGGTGTCGAGTGGTGAACCGCTCTTTCTATAAAGCGGAATGCTGATGCTGACACATGCAAGCGGCTCGCCATTCGAGCCCAGGATCGCGCTTCCGTAGCAGAAGATCTGCTCTTCGTTTTCTTCGCGGTCTTCTGAATAACCGCGGGCATGCGTTTCGTCCAGTTCGGCATCGAGTGCTGAACGCTCCACGATGGTATTGGACGTAAAGCGCTCGAAATGCAGCGGCGCCAGCAAGGCATCGCGTTCGGCGCGTTTGAGCGATGCTAGATAAGCCTTGCCCACCGAGCTTGAATAGAGCGTGACGCGGGTACCGATTCGCGAAGCCATGCGTACGGCCTGAGGGCTTTCAAGCTTTTCTATGTAGACCATTTCAGAACCGCTGCGCACCGCGAGGTGCACGGTTTCCTGGGTTGCATCGCGCAACACCTGAAGCGGTTCGCTCGCCGCAACGCGCAAGTCCGAGCGCTCCCAGCTACGGCTTGCCAACGACAACAGGCGTGGCCCGAGCGAATAAGCGCCGCCGTGCGGACTCTCGACGACCAGCCCTCGGCAATCAGCGCACCGACAATCCGGTACACCGTCGGCCGCGGATAACCCGCCAGCGCGGTGAGTTGCGCAATGCCGGGAGGTGTCTGTGCGTCGGCAATGCACTGCAGGACGGCCAGGAACTTCGAGAATGCCGCGGTCCCGGTCGGCTTGGCGTCTTCGGGGACGTCAGGCGTAGCCGGCTTGTCGATGGCGTTCGAGGATGGTTTGGGCATGGCGTTGAAAGAACTGGACGGCCCGCAAGACAGCAAGGAGCGCGAGCGGTGACGCGAACGATTATAACGGCGGTTTTCGCTGACGGCCCAGCGTGTTGCGCGCAGACCGGATGGCACGCGGCTTGGGGATACGTAATAATGCGAAGCGGGCCCGCGCATACCTGCGCAAGCCCTCGGACCATCAACCAGTACGTGTCGCCGATTGCGGCGCGGCGGCCAGCATTGCGCCGCACAACCCGGGGTTATCGATGAGCAACAACGCGTCGCCTGCACCATCCGCTGCCCGCTGGCTGCCCTACATCGTGGCGGGAACGTTCTTCATGGAATACCTCGACACGACGGTCATTGCAACCGCATTGCCGCAAATGGCGAAGTCGTTTGGCGTCGGCCCCAACGCGCTCAGCCTCGGCATGACCGCGTACATGCTCGCGCTCGCAATCTTCATTCCGGTGAGTGGCTGGGTCGCGGATCGCTTCGGTTCGCGCACGGTGTTCTTCGGCGCGATCGTTGTGTTCATCGTGGCGTCGGTGTTGTGCGGCATGTCGAATTCCGTCGCCGAGTTCACGGCGGCGCGAGTGCTTCAAGGCGCCGGCGGGGCGATGATGGTCCCGGTCGGCCGCCTGATCGTGGTACGAAGCACCGAGAAAAGCCGCCTCATGCAGGCCATCTCGACCATCACGTGGCCTGCCATTGCAGCGCCGGTCATCGGGCCGCCGGTCGGCGGGTTCATTACGACCTATGCTTCATGGCGATGGATCTTCTTGCTGAACGTGCCCTTCGGCCTGTGCGCCCTCGTTGCCGTCGCCATGCTGGTCCCGAACCTGAAAGGCGCGGAACGCAAGCCGCTGGACGTGATGGGCCTCGTGCTCAGCGGCGCGTCGCTGACGGCCGTGCTCTATGGCGCGGAGCTCGCCAGTCAGCCCGCCAGCAATCCGTGGCTTGCGGGCGGGATCGTGCTTGCCGGATTCCTGATCGGCTATATCGCCGTCCGGCATGCGGCGGGGCATCCGCATCCATTGATTGATTTCTCGACGCTGAAGATTCCAACCTATTCCGTCACGGTCTTGACGGGGTCGTTGACACGCATCGGCATTGGCGCGGTACCGTACCTCATGCCATTGCTGTTTCAGATCGGCTTCGGGCTTTCCGCCTTCAAGTCGGGCCTGTTGCTCCTTGCGAGCGCGCTGGGCAATCTCGGCATGAAGGCATTGACCACTCGCATCCTGCGGCGCTACGGGTTCAGGAACGTATCTATCGTAGCGGTAGCCACG
Coding sequences within it:
- a CDS encoding MATE family efflux transporter, which gives rise to MTSRRQPDFARSSARFVTGSTLRHVVVMASTGAIGLMAVFAVDLVNLFYISLLGDTSIAAAVGFAGTINFFITAISIGMTIGVSATVARLLGAGQRMKARQVASASLVLMIAVTIVLSAATLLFLDPILRALGAAGETRTLTRSFLMITAPTYVFLAIGMCTAALMRSVGDARRAMAVTLMAAVVTAVLDPILIFGFHLGLTGAAISNDIARLALAAVGLHGAMRVNDLIGPVRFSRLWSNSQPVMKVALPAVLTNLATPVASAYVTHAMARFGAAAVAGQATVDRITPVAFALIFALTGAVGPIIAQNLGAGRADRIRETIRNSLVFVLLTVAVAWLVLALVQNGLIRAFSARGDTAMIIRVFCSWLVASYAFVGCLFVANATFNNLDRPLLSTVFNWGRATLGTLPFVAVGMKYGPVGVLIGIAASNAVFGTMAMFVAFIVVKRLPMGDCAAMARKDSNRLEQSSVNVPGAAVGNTVAPDVELKEFPVQGR
- a CDS encoding DUF3597 domain-containing protein, giving the protein MSIFGTILSKIFPSSHPAVAAPAPVAAPDTAAAAASAPSAEIAAAPPVDVEAVLTDLQSRSSEKLNWQTSIVDLMKLLGLDSSLAARKELAGELHYSGDTNDSASMNIWLHKAVMAQLAANGGKVPDSLKN
- a CDS encoding lipocalin-like domain-containing protein → MRLFKHLQALTLCLCAIGTTPSMAAEFATVTPGHQLTFPQDTGAHPAFRTEWWYATGWLDQPDGKPLGFQITFFRSATGHDPADPSAFAPSQLIIAHAALSDPSIGRLAHDQKIARQGFGLAYAKTGNTEVKLDAWQLDRAADGHYAVTVKASNFTLNLTLTPTAGPLLQGDNGYSRKGPLPAQASYYYSEPQLRVSGKVTRTSAQNGKAALDTTVTGSAWLDHEWSSTVLSADAVGWDWLGANLTDGSALMAFKVRSHDGSAVWAHATLRDPQGNAKSFDGDQIDFMPLRTWRSPRTGTSYPVSERVRTGDATWQLDPLMDDQELDSSQSTGAVYWEGAVTVSRDNKKVGHGYLELTGYIKALKMEK
- a CDS encoding FtsX-like permease family protein gives rise to the protein MNDRAAPPVERIAGSRLLARWLLGAEWRSHPARAIVAIATIALGVALGYAVQLINSAAFNEFSAAAKSLSGEADLQVRGAQPTFDESWYPRLAREPGVALASPVLDIDVTVPGETAALKVLGIDVFRASHITPELIGVPSAQTPLDSLSADAIFLSPSAQTWLKAPPRADVALRSGTSTVEFRVAGGIVRTRPGQRIAVMDIAAAQWRFGLEGKLSRVDLQLERGVDRETFKRQLQAQLGNQLVVAETRDDENRTDRLSRAYRINMNVLALVALFTGAFLVFSTQALAVVRRRSQFAMLRVLGVTRAQLLRQILMEGALLGVIGSLLGLVLGYALSDVALRFFGSDLGGGYFPGVQPHVGFEPVATTIFLALGIAVSVLGSLVPALEAARARPAAALKAGSEEGALARLATPWPAVGCLVAALILTLLPPFFDVPILGYLAVALLLIGGIALMPRCTAIVFTTLSRWRARHHTNAATTLALARLANAPGQASIAMGGVLSSFALIVAMAIMVASFRVSVDEWLTHLLSADLYVRVTPNGDTGSLAPAEQATLAAVPGIKTAAFTRTSHLTLDPARPAIALLAREIDANDPGATLQMTGPVLPMSSVHQGETPIWVSEAMVDLYGYRTGERVRLSVGAHESSFVVAGVWRDYVRQTGAIQLRLADYRRLTGDTGATDVAVSVQRGTNVDDVIARLRKLPFGPAMEFAQPGEIRAKTLTIFDRSFAVTYLLEAVAIVIGLFGVAATFSAQTLARAREFGMLRHVGVTRRQVLAILAAEGGMLTALGTAVGFILGWAISLILVFVVNPQSFHWSMSMHIPWSVLGTVAAVMLVSSCATAVIAGRKAISLDAVRAVKEDW
- a CDS encoding ABC transporter ATP-binding protein; this translates as MTISNNDAPPALECRGLSKAYGTGRIVLANLDFSLDPGEFVAVMGDSGVGKSTLLNLIAGLDSADSGEVLIDGTPISQLDDDAATRLRRQKLGFVFQAFHVLPHLTLAQNVALPLLLNNTPPKRALDVLAAVGLGGRGNDFPRQLSGGELQRVAIARALVHRPSLILADEPTGNLDPDTAHEVLDLLRAEIKSTGAAAIMVTHSTAAAASADRILILSDGGLHGAKQAERFARTANE
- a CDS encoding DUF3253 domain-containing protein, whose product is MNIDDTTIERCMMKLLSERREESSICPSDVARALASDETVWRALMPAVRKVAAGLAEAGVVRITRGETTLSPDEIDHGPIRLRRGRGFVAN
- a CDS encoding class I SAM-dependent methyltransferase, whose translation is MSTGTDGVHHAAAEGYASLANTYTRGRPDYPPEVAVWLRDQLGLEAGKTVVDLGAGTGKFTPRLIETGAHVIAVEPVAGMLEKLAASFPQVDARPGTADAIPLPDASVDAIVCAQSFHWFATHTALVEIHRVLKPGGTLGLIWNLRDARVPWVARLDAIVNRVEGDTPRYYTGAWRAAFPFEGLGPIDEHHFKQGHTGSLEDVIINRVRSTSFIAALGADERTAIDREVSALIASEPELAGKDVVTVPYETAAFSVQKLG
- a CDS encoding sensor histidine kinase, which translates into the protein MTPERHRTEAEPYFRAHPGKTHGSGLGLTIAKAIAMAHGGTLVLRNRPTRGLGAVLTLPRA
- a CDS encoding porin, whose product is MKFTSVPYAGLKFGALYGFSNEAGGFDDNRLYSAGASYETGPFTIAAGYLQADNPGVNNTDGAITLTDRTFIASLQRTYGAGLNYALGAGRVGFVWTRTQLGGLATINGANSLGLKQNRQGAGFNNFEFNASYLVTPSVALNGAYTYTKGVMSIATGEHEPAWQDVSVQADYSLSKRTDVYVQATYQHLSSDASGLTADVSGQSPSTKNEQVVTAVGLRHRF
- a CDS encoding porin, whose translation is MKKSLMALGVFGTFAGAANAQSSVTLYGLIDAGLTYTNNQGGSKNIQATSGQVNGSRWGLRGAEDLGGGLKAIFVLENGFSIDSGKFGQNGAEFGRQAYVGLSSDQAGAVTLGRQYDSVVDYLGPLALTGTSFGGTQAAHPFDNDNLDNSFRINNSVKYQSVNYGGLKFGGLYGFSNAADGFSDNRAYSFGTSYNYGPLNVAASYMQLNNAGSTLNASGAVTSDATFAAARQRTYGAGVSYAFGAANVGFVFSQTHLDGATGIGASASGTTNGLTLADGSARFTNYEVNGRYNLSPAWTLSGAYTFTDAKLDGVSPKYNQVTLQTAYALSKRTDVYLQGVYQHVSGTGDSGLTADINGLSASSTNSQVAGTIGLRHRF